Part of the Candidatus Binatia bacterium genome, CGCCAGCGCCTTACGCACGCGGGTCCGCATCTCGTCGCCGGACAATCTTTGCCGCATCTCGCGCAGCGGGAAAGCTACGTTCTCGAACACGTTCATGTGCGGCCAGATGGCGTAGGACTGGAAAACCATGCCGATGTCTCTTTTATAAGGAGGGATCGAGATCTTCTTCCGGCTGGAAAACACGAGCTGATCGCCGACGGTTATCTCTCCCTGCTGCGGCGTCTCCAGTCCGGCGACCGAGCGCAAGGTCGTGGTCTTGCCGCAGCCGCTGGGGCCGAGCAGGGTGAAGAACTGCCCCGGCTTGACGTCGAGATCGATGCCTTGCACGGCGTGGACCTCGCCTCGCTCCGTATGATAGCGGACGTGAAGATTCTCGATGCGAATCATGCTTCCACCACCTGCACCGATTGTCGGCGGAAGCCGAACACGCGAACCGCCACCGTGAGCAGCAAGAGCACGATCATCAGGAGAGTGCCGATGGCCGCGACCGCCGGCACGTAGCCCTCGTCCCACATGTTCCAGATGAGGATCGCGAGGACTTGATTCTTCGGGCCTTCGTAAAGCATCAGCGGCATGCCGGCGATGCGCACGGCGTGGAGCACCACCCAGATCCAGACTCCGACCAACGTCGGCATCATCAGCGGCACGAAGATGCGCCACATCGTGCGCCACGGCGGCGCGCCGCTCACGTAAGCCGCCTCTTCAAGCTCTTTGTGTATTTGCAGCAGCGCGGCGTTCATCGAGCGCGTGCCGTAGGCGAGAAAGCTGATCGTAAAGCCGATCGAGATGGCCCAGATGGTGCCGTAGAGCGGCAGAAAATCCACTTTGAGAAAGAGCCAAAAGAAGGCGATGCCCATCACGATGCCGGGAATCGCGTGCGGCACGAAGGCGAGCTGGTCGAGGAGCCTTCGCCCCCAGAACCGGCTGCGGACGATGACGAGCGAAACCAAAAAGGACAGCGCCACCGTGGCGGTCGCCGTGGCGGCGACCATCAACACGGTATTTTTCAGCGCCGAGCCGACCTCGCCGTATTCCGCGAGCAGGCGGTAATTTTTGAGCGTCATGACGCTCAGGGCCTTCCAGGACGGCGCCTGAAGATAAGGCAGAAACGAAGTGTAGAGAAAAACCAGAAACGGGAGCGCGATCGAGAAAAATAAAAAAAGCAGCGCGATGCCGAGCGCCGGGATTTTCCATTTTCCGAGATCGAGCTGGCGCGGCCGGTAGCCTTTCCCGGTGATGATCGTGTAGCGCTCCGCCCGGCTGATCATGCGCGCATAAAGAGAAGTCGTCACGACCGCGATCACGAGGTAAACCATGGCGAGCGCGTTGGCCTGGCCGTAGACCGGCATAAACGTCGCCGTGCGCACGATGGCGTAAATCTTGGTGCTGAAGACGTAGATCCCGGCGGGCAGGCCGAGGATTCCGGGAATCTCAAAAACCTCCAGCGCGGTCATCGCCTGGTAGATCATCACGGCGACCAGCGCCGGGGCGAGGAGCCGCAAGGTGACTTTCCGGAGCGTCGAGATCGGCCGCGCGCCCGACACCGCCGCCGCCTCCTCCAGCGCCGGGTCCATGCTGCGCATGAGCGGCACGAGCATGAGAAAGGCCGTCGGCACGAGCCTCAGGCCCTCGATAAAGATCATGCCGCCGAGCGAATAGACGTCGATCACCGGCGCGTCCGGGCCGAAGATATCTTTGAGTAGCTGATTGATGAAGCCGATGCGCGGGCTGAGAAGCAGAACCCACGCCATCGCCTGCAGCATGCCGGGCACGGCGAGGGTCATCGGCACGCCGGCGTAGATAAAAATCTTCCCCGGCACGTTGGTGCGCTCCACCAGCCACGCCAGAGAAACCGCCAGGACGATTCCCACCGCAGCGCTGCCCGCGACGTAGATCACCGTGTTGGTGAACAGCTCGTAGGTTCCGGGGTCCGAGTAAACCTTCAGGTAATTCACCAGACCCATCGCGTCGAGAGAAAAATCTCCCGGCAGCCTTGCCGTGCTGAAGCTCCCCAGGATGAGAAAAGCGAGGGGCGCCAGCACGAGAAACAGAACGAGTAGAAAAATTCCGTGCTGCCAGAGATGGTGCCGGAGAGTATCGCCCATTATGTTTTGCCGCGCCTTCTTCCTCCGCTCTTGAGCCAAAGCTCGTCCCAGACCTCGAGCAGCTTCGGCTGGATATTTAGTTCTGACGCGGGGTCTCTAAAGGCCAACTGCTTGCCGAGGATCTGGTCGGCGAACGGAAGCAGCTCTTTACGCTGCAAGTCCTTGTGCACAGGCGGGGCGTAATCGGCGACGTACTGCGCGATCTGCCCCTCTTTGCTGAGGAACCAGTTGACGAACAGGCGCGCCGCGTTGATGTTCGGCGAACCCTTGAGGATCGCCATCTCGGAGACGGCGCCGGGAACGGGATCGGGGCACGTATAGCTCACCGGCGCGCCGTCCAGGACCTTTTGGTGCGTGCGGTACTCCGCCGAGGGAATGCTGGCGTAAAATTCGCCCGCGGCCAAAAGTTCCAGCATGGCGTTCATGCCTTCGCGGCGAAGTTGAGGCTTGACCTCGGTGAAAAGCTTGGTGAGGTAATCTTTGATCCAATTCTCGCCCTTGGCGTCCCAGAGCTGCAGCGCCCAGAGCTGCGGCCGGTTGCCCAGCGCGAGGTTGCCGTTGCGCCATTTCGGATTGGTGAGAAAATCCTCCCATTTTTTGGGCACGTCCGCCTTGCTGACTTGCTTGGTGTTGTAGGCCATGCACCAGTAGCGCATGTGCATCCCCACCCAAAAGCCCTCCGGGTCGAAGGTTCCGGTAGGGTTGTTTTTCAAATTGGGAATATTCCTGAGATTCTCCACGGCGTTGACCTCGCGGTACATGAATAAGCTGCCGCCGAGGCCGGTCAAAATGTCCGTCACGATCTTTTTATTTTTATAGGCGACGAGCGTCCGGATCGCGCGGTCC contains:
- a CDS encoding extracellular solute-binding protein, whose amino-acid sequence is MTWSKIHPAAFLLSASFILFIVAPATAFAASAPPLPKATQEDLKKLKLDASILSDIDRELKVPQAWLDGAKKEGHLRIFSTFDPPQAEQLFRAFKERYPYIAIEYNRASHEDRAIRTLVAYKNKKIVTDILTGLGGSLFMYREVNAVENLRNIPNLKNNPTGTFDPEGFWVGMHMRYWCMAYNTKQVSKADVPKKWEDFLTNPKWRNGNLALGNRPQLWALQLWDAKGENWIKDYLTKLFTEVKPQLRREGMNAMLELLAAGEFYASIPSAEYRTHQKVLDGAPVSYTCPDPVPGAVSEMAILKGSPNINAARLFVNWFLSKEGQIAQYVADYAPPVHKDLQRKELLPFADQILGKQLAFRDPASELNIQPKLLEVWDELWLKSGGRRRGKT
- a CDS encoding iron ABC transporter permease translates to MGDTLRHHLWQHGIFLLVLFLVLAPLAFLILGSFSTARLPGDFSLDAMGLVNYLKVYSDPGTYELFTNTVIYVAGSAAVGIVLAVSLAWLVERTNVPGKIFIYAGVPMTLAVPGMLQAMAWVLLLSPRIGFINQLLKDIFGPDAPVIDVYSLGGMIFIEGLRLVPTAFLMLVPLMRSMDPALEEAAAVSGARPISTLRKVTLRLLAPALVAVMIYQAMTALEVFEIPGILGLPAGIYVFSTKIYAIVRTATFMPVYGQANALAMVYLVIAVVTTSLYARMISRAERYTIITGKGYRPRQLDLGKWKIPALGIALLFLFFSIALPFLVFLYTSFLPYLQAPSWKALSVMTLKNYRLLAEYGEVGSALKNTVLMVAATATATVALSFLVSLVIVRSRFWGRRLLDQLAFVPHAIPGIVMGIAFFWLFLKVDFLPLYGTIWAISIGFTISFLAYGTRSMNAALLQIHKELEEAAYVSGAPPWRTMWRIFVPLMMPTLVGVWIWVVLHAVRIAGMPLMLYEGPKNQVLAILIWNMWDEGYVPAVAAIGTLLMIVLLLLTVAVRVFGFRRQSVQVVEA